CCGCGCCGAGCACGACGTCGGGGCGCAGCCGACGGACGCCGGCATCGTGGATCACCGGCGAGATCTCGTCAGCGACCACGAGCACGCGCACCATGGCTCCACCGTACCGGGGAACATGGTGAGCCAGGTCACATCGCGAGACTCGTCCTACTCCTCCGCGGCGGCCCAGCGGGCCTTGTCGGCCGCGATCTTGCGGCCGAGGAAGAACGCGCCGAGCCACAGCGCGGCGAACATCAGGCCGATGAAGAACATGATCGGCACGAGGAACCCCGTGAGGATCGTGGCCACCTGGATCCCGTGACCGACCCAGTAGGCCCACGGGTGCCGCAGCAGCCCCGCCACGACGAGGCACAGCACGGCCAGGCCGCCACCGATCAGCGAGGCCAGCGGCGCCGAGACGTCCTCCACCGCGATCATCACGGGGATGGACAGGCCCAGGATGATCGCCTGGAGCGACAGCATCGCCGCGCACATGTGCCTCACTGCGACTCACCGCCACGCAGGAGGGTGCGGGCCTCGCCCACCGTGACGACCGACCCCGTGACGATCACGCCGCCGGAGCCGATCGAGTCGCCGAAGTCCTCCCCGGACGCGTCAGCGAGGCCGATGGCCCGCTCGAGCGCGTCGTCGAGCCGCGGCACGACGGTGATCCGCTCGGGCCCGAAGACCCCGCTCGCGACCTCGGCGAGGTCGGCGGCCGCGAGCGACCGCTCGGTGCTGTTCTGCGTGCAGACGAGGTGGGCCACCACGGGCTCGAGCTCGCGCAGGATCTCCTCGGCGTCCTTGTCGGCCATGATGCCGACGACGCCGATGAGCGGGCTGAACGCGAACTCCTCGCTGATCGACTCGACCATGGCCCGCACACCGTGCGGGTTGTGGGCCGCGTCCAGGACGACGGTGGGACTGCGGCGCACGACCTCGAGCCGGCCCGGGGAGGTGACGGCGCCGAAGCCCGTGCGGATCAGGTCGGGATCGAGCTCGGCGTCGCCGGTGAAGACCTCGACGGCGGCCAGCGCGAGCGCGGCGTTGCGGGCCTGGAACGCCCCGTGCAGGGGCAGCAGGATGTCCTCGTACCGGCCCTTGACGCCCTGGATCGTGAGCACCTGGCCGCCGACGGCGGCCGTGCGGGACTCGACCCCGAAGTCGGCACCCTCGAGCACGAGCATCGAGCCGACCTCGTTGGCGCGGCCCATGATGACCTCGAGGACCTCCTCGGGCTGCGAGGCGAGCACGGTGCGCGAGCCGGGCTTGATGATCCCCGCCTTCTCCACCGCGATGTCGGCGGGCGTGTCGCCCAGGAAGGAGGCGTGGTCGACGTCGATCGGAGTGATCACGGCGACCGACGCGTCGGCGACGCTCGTGGCGTCCCACGCGCCGCCCATGCCGACCTCGACGACGGCGACGTCGACGGGCGCGTCGGCGAACGCCGCGTAGCCCATCGCCACGAGCATCTCGAAGAAGCTCAAGGGGTGCGGCTGGCCCTGGTCGACGAGGTCGGCGTAGATCGCCACGTCGGCGTAGGCGTCGACGAAGAGTTCGTCCGAGAGCGGCTCGCCGTCCACGCAGATCCGCTCGTTGATGCGCTGCAGGTGCGGGCTCGTGAAGCGGCCCGTGCGCAGGTCGAGGGCGCGCAGCAGGGCGTCGATCATGCGGCTGGTCGAGGTCTTGCCGTTGGTCCCGGTCAGCTGGATCACCGGCTGGGCGCTCTGCGGATCGCCCATCAGCTCGCAGATGGCGCGGATCCGGTCGAGCGACGGCTCGAGCCGCGTCTCGGGCCAGCGGGACAGCAGGGCGAGCTCGACATCGGGGTAGGTGGGCCTCATCGTCCCCAGTATCCCAGCCCGGGCATCGCGCGGCGCCACAGGCGTTTGTCGCGTCACTGCTGGGGCTCCCGGGCCTGCAGTGACGCGTGGTTGGAACGGTTTCGAGAATCGGGGTCTTCCCCCATGGTCAGGCACCGCCGGACGGTCACAGACTGAACGAATGAACCGTCAGATCGCGGGCTGGATCACCCATCGCTGGGTCAAGTGGGTCGTGCTGGCCCTCATGCTGGTCATCCTCGGCGGCCTCGGCTCGTTCGGGGCCAAGCTCACGAGCGTGCAGGACAACGACATCGCCTCGTGGCTGCCCGACGAGGCCGAGTCGACCCAGGTGATCCAGCAGGCGGGCTCCTTCTACGACGAGAACATGGCGCCCGCGATCGTGCTGCTGACGTCGGACGAGCCGCTGACCCCGGCCGACCTGGCCGCCGCCCAGGAGGCCGCCACCGCGATCGGCGCGCTCGAGGACGTGCCGGTCGGCGAGGTCGCGGGGCCGATCCCCAGCGAGGACGGGGTGGCCGCGCAGCTGATCGTG
This genomic interval from Aeromicrobium choanae contains the following:
- a CDS encoding DUF4233 domain-containing protein — translated: MCAAMLSLQAIILGLSIPVMIAVEDVSAPLASLIGGGLAVLCLVVAGLLRHPWAYWVGHGIQVATILTGFLVPIMFFIGLMFAALWLGAFFLGRKIAADKARWAAAEE
- a CDS encoding bifunctional folylpolyglutamate synthase/dihydrofolate synthase: MRPTYPDVELALLSRWPETRLEPSLDRIRAICELMGDPQSAQPVIQLTGTNGKTSTSRMIDALLRALDLRTGRFTSPHLQRINERICVDGEPLSDELFVDAYADVAIYADLVDQGQPHPLSFFEMLVAMGYAAFADAPVDVAVVEVGMGGAWDATSVADASVAVITPIDVDHASFLGDTPADIAVEKAGIIKPGSRTVLASQPEEVLEVIMGRANEVGSMLVLEGADFGVESRTAAVGGQVLTIQGVKGRYEDILLPLHGAFQARNAALALAAVEVFTGDAELDPDLIRTGFGAVTSPGRLEVVRRSPTVVLDAAHNPHGVRAMVESISEEFAFSPLIGVVGIMADKDAEEILRELEPVVAHLVCTQNSTERSLAAADLAEVASGVFGPERITVVPRLDDALERAIGLADASGEDFGDSIGSGGVIVTGSVVTVGEARTLLRGGESQ